ATACTGGCCGTTGCGCCGTTTGTAATCAAATACCTGCCGGATCTTTTTGGAAGTCTGATAGCAGTAATTATCGTTCATCACGTTTGTAATGGGAACGATGATATTTGAAACGCTGTCGGGGTTCTTGTAGCTGTCCACATTCTCAGCAAGGCTGAGAAAGCGAACACCCATTTGAACAAACAGGTTGTCGATCAAACTTCCTGCATCGCTATAATTTCGTGCGAAGCGGGACAGGTCTTTTACTATAACGCAGTTGATTTTACCACTCATGACATCCGCCAAGAGCCGTTGAAAATCTTCACGGTTAGCGTCCGTTCCAGTATGTCCGTCATCTACATATTCCGTGATACTTTCAAACTCGTCAATGTTGCGTCGGTAAAAATCGTTCAGTAGGTCACGCTGGTTTTTTACGCTGTTGCTATCGTCTTTTCCTTTTTTCAAATCTTCCTTTGAAAGCCGGATATAAATGCCCAGCCGCCAGCGGCGGATTGTGTAAGAGGGAGAGAAACTCTGCTGATACCCTCTGTTTTTTGCTCGTGCCATTGTTCCTCCTTCCCTATCACATTACACTTATATTATAACTCTGTCCGGGGAGGACAACAAGGATGCCTCCGCTTCGGGACACTTTGTCTCGAAGAAGCAAAACGAGCTGTAACCGAAGTTACAGCCCGCTTCTTTGCCGCAGCAGGAAATCCGTCAACTTATCTTGGAGAGATGGCCCGCTTTCAGCAAATTCAATTTTCACGCCAACACCACCGATGCAAAAGCAGTATGGATTTTTGACAGTCTGCAAAAATTGAGAGATGCGCTCCTTTCGGGAAAGCGCATTGTCAAAGGTCATACCGCTCACATCAGGCAGGGACTCGGCAGCCACCGCGCCAATGTCAACGCTTCTCATTTGTTCAAGTTCCTGTGTAGTTAATTTCACGGTAAACCTCCTTCGCAGATTGATAGAACGCCTCCCTCTGTTTGGTAGGGAAACGCAACAGGCCAGCACCACTGGGATGCTGGCCTGTTGCCTTACTCCACCTTGGGACACTTTGTCTCGAGGTTTATTATAGTTTTTGAATATTAGAGAGCGCCGCACATATTTACTTGGCCTGTCCAAAGACAATCTTTATTTTCTGTGCGGCGCTCTCAACGCAAGTAAAGCGACACGCCCGGAGGAACAGGCAGCCAACCTGTTCAGCGCCGGATCATGGCCTTGGGATGGCCGGGCCCATTTACGATGTTGGTGTTGTTCGCTCAATCTCTTTTTGGAAATGTCACCGCGCACCCACCGTCTGGCTCCCCGAACTTGCTCAGGGTTGCCGTTATTCCCTTGCGTTAGGAAGAAAACCTCCTCTCATAAACCGAGACATTTTTTCATCAATTCCAAGTGGGTTAAGAAGAAAAAATCAAAAAGTTTTTTTCATGCGCTCAAGGCCACGCTTGATCGACTGGCGAATAGACTCCTCATGTACGCCCTCGGCCTCGGCAATTTCCTTAATCGACTTGCCAAGAATGATATGTGCGTCAATTCTACGGCCCTGAATCTCCGGCAGGGAATTGAGAGCGTTCCACAAACGAAGAAAGGTTTCCATCCGTTCAAGGAGTTCCTGCGGGGTCGGCTCATGCAGGCAAGCGGAATATTCAATCCCGTCATCGCAGTCCAAAGAATACTGTGCCTTGTGCCGGGAGAGCCGCCGCTGGTAGGCCATTTCATAGCGGGCATTGGCCTTGAATACCTCGGCCACCTCGTCAGAAACTTCGATAAGCTGATCCTGCGTGTACCAATAATATAAATCTTTCAAATTGATAGTAGTCATCGTAAAATCCTCCATTTCAGTTTGTTCGGGGTTGGTCGGAAACGAAATGGAGTAACGGCGGAGAACGGCACCGCGCCTCGGGACACTTTGTCTCGAAGTCTGGAAAGCAAAATGCGCCTGCGTGACACAAGGCCGCACAAGCGCACGAAAATATATTATCGGTTATGTACTGTTTAATTTCACATTCAAAGCCGGACTGCTCCGATGGAGGGGCTACGCTTTTTTTAGCTGGTGCAGATCATGGATACTGCGAAAAAGAGAAAAGGACACGGCAAAATAACCTCCCATCGGCTACCGTGTCCCTGCAAGTCGTCATTGGTTTGTGTAGACGCAAAGAAACGGCGGCTCTGAAAATCAAAGCCGCCGCTTCATAGGCGCGTGAAAATGTGTCTGCTGTACGACGGCTTTTTTTCTTTTGCCGTCGTGCGGCAGAGTATTATTCAATGTTCAATTCAATGTTTCCGGTA
The DNA window shown above is from Blautia hansenii DSM 20583 and carries:
- a CDS encoding DUF6870 family protein, with protein sequence MKLTTQELEQMRSVDIGAVAAESLPDVSGMTFDNALSRKERISQFLQTVKNPYCFCIGGVGVKIEFAESGPSLQDKLTDFLLRQRSGL
- a CDS encoding sigma-70 family RNA polymerase sigma factor, coding for MTTINLKDLYYWYTQDQLIEVSDEVAEVFKANARYEMAYQRRLSRHKAQYSLDCDDGIEYSACLHEPTPQELLERMETFLRLWNALNSLPEIQGRRIDAHIILGKSIKEIAEAEGVHEESIRQSIKRGLERMKKTF